One window of Streptomyces sp. NBC_00273 genomic DNA carries:
- the ald gene encoding alanine dehydrogenase, whose translation MKVGIPREVKNNEFRVAITPAGVHELVRNGHQVFIEQNAGVGSSITDAEYVSAGAEILGTADEVWATADLLLKVKEPIAEEYHRLRKDQTLFTYLHLAASRECTDALLESGTTAIAYETVELANRALPLLAPMSEVAGRLAPQVGAYHLMRSAGGRGVLPGGVPGTHAGECVVIGGGVSGWNAAQIAIGMGFHVTLLDRDINKLREADKIFGTKIKTIVSNAYELEKAVVEADLVIGAVLIPGAKAPKLVTNELVAKMKPGSVLVDIAIDQGGCFEDSRPTTHAEPTFQVHNSVFYCVANMPGAVPNTSTYALTNATLPYIVQLANLGWVEALRRDPALGLGLNTHDGQVVYGPVAEAHGLETLELSTLLG comes from the coding sequence ATGAAGGTCGGCATCCCCCGCGAGGTCAAGAACAACGAGTTCCGGGTCGCCATCACGCCCGCCGGCGTGCATGAGCTGGTCCGCAACGGCCACCAGGTCTTCATCGAGCAGAACGCCGGTGTGGGCTCCTCGATCACGGACGCCGAGTACGTCTCGGCCGGCGCCGAGATCCTCGGTACCGCCGACGAGGTCTGGGCCACCGCCGACCTGCTGCTCAAGGTCAAGGAGCCCATCGCGGAGGAGTACCACCGCCTCCGCAAGGACCAGACGCTCTTCACCTACCTGCACCTGGCGGCCTCCCGCGAGTGCACGGACGCCCTGCTGGAGTCCGGCACCACCGCCATCGCGTACGAGACGGTCGAGCTCGCCAACCGCGCGCTGCCGCTGCTCGCCCCGATGTCCGAGGTCGCGGGCCGTCTGGCCCCGCAGGTCGGCGCCTACCACCTGATGCGCTCGGCCGGCGGCCGCGGCGTCCTCCCGGGCGGCGTCCCCGGCACCCACGCCGGCGAGTGCGTCGTCATCGGCGGCGGCGTCTCCGGCTGGAACGCCGCGCAGATCGCCATCGGCATGGGCTTCCACGTGACCCTGCTGGACCGCGACATCAACAAGCTCCGCGAGGCCGACAAGATCTTCGGCACGAAGATCAAGACGATCGTCTCCAACGCCTACGAGCTGGAGAAGGCCGTCGTCGAGGCCGACCTCGTCATCGGCGCGGTGCTGATCCCGGGTGCGAAGGCCCCGAAGCTGGTCACCAACGAGCTCGTCGCCAAGATGAAGCCCGGAAGTGTCCTTGTCGACATTGCGATCGACCAGGGCGGCTGCTTCGAGGACTCCCGTCCGACCACTCACGCCGAGCCGACCTTCCAGGTCCACAACTCGGTCTTCTACTGCGTCGCCAACATGCCGGGCGCGGTTCCGAACACCTCCACCTACGCGCTGACGAACGCCACGCTGCCCTACATCGTGCAGCTCGCGAACCTCGGCTGGGTCGAGGCGCTGCGTCGTGACCCCGCGCTCGGGCTCGGCCTCAACACCCATGACGGCCAGGTCGTTTACGGTCCCGTCGCCGAGGCCCACGGCCTCGAGACCCTCGAGCTGAGCACGCTGCTCGGCTGA
- a CDS encoding CTP synthase yields the protein MPPKSMTTKHIFVTGGVASSLGKGLTASSLGALLKARGLRVTMQKLDPYLNVDPGTMNPFQHGEVFVTNDGAETDLDIGHYERFLDVDLDGSANVTTGQVYNTVIAKERRGEYLGDTVQVIPHITNEIKHRIRRMATDDVDVVITEVGGTVGDIESLPFLETVRQVRHEVGRDNVFVVHISLLPYIGPSGELKTKPTQHSVAALRNIGIQPDAIVLRADRDVPTSIKRKISLMCDVDEAAVVAAIDAKSIYDIPKVLHTEGLDAYVVRKLDLPFRDVDWTVWEDLLDRVHNPDHEVKVALVGKYIDLPDAYLSVTEALRAGGFANKARVQIKWVTSDDCKTPAGAAAVLGDVDAICVPGGFGDRGVNGKVGAITYARENKIPLLGLCLGLQCVVIEAARNLAGIEDANSTEFDASTPHPVISTMEEQLAFVEGAGDLGGTMRLGMYPAKLAEGSIVREVYGDEAYVDERHRHRYEVNNAYRGELEKKAGLVFSGTSPDNKLVEYVEYPREVHPYLVATQAHPELRSRPTRPHPLFAGLVKAAVERQQSAK from the coding sequence ATGCCGCCCAAATCCATGACGACCAAGCACATCTTCGTCACCGGGGGTGTCGCTTCCTCCCTCGGCAAGGGCCTGACGGCCTCCAGCCTGGGTGCGCTGCTGAAGGCGCGCGGTCTGCGGGTCACGATGCAGAAGCTCGACCCGTACCTGAACGTCGACCCCGGCACGATGAACCCGTTCCAGCACGGCGAGGTGTTCGTCACCAACGACGGCGCCGAGACCGACCTGGACATCGGCCACTACGAGCGCTTCCTCGACGTCGACCTCGACGGCTCGGCCAACGTCACCACCGGCCAGGTCTACAACACGGTCATCGCCAAGGAGCGCCGCGGCGAGTACCTCGGTGACACCGTGCAGGTCATCCCGCACATCACCAACGAGATCAAGCACCGCATCCGCCGCATGGCGACCGACGACGTCGACGTCGTCATCACCGAGGTCGGCGGCACCGTCGGCGACATCGAGTCGCTGCCGTTCCTGGAGACCGTCCGCCAGGTCCGCCACGAGGTCGGCCGCGACAACGTCTTCGTCGTGCACATCTCGCTGCTCCCCTACATCGGCCCCTCCGGTGAGCTCAAGACCAAGCCGACCCAGCACTCGGTCGCGGCGCTGCGCAACATCGGCATCCAGCCCGACGCCATCGTGCTGCGCGCCGACCGTGACGTCCCCACCTCCATCAAGCGCAAGATCTCGCTGATGTGCGACGTGGACGAGGCGGCCGTGGTCGCGGCGATCGACGCCAAGTCGATCTACGACATCCCGAAGGTGCTGCACACCGAGGGCCTGGACGCGTACGTCGTGCGCAAGCTCGACCTGCCCTTCCGCGACGTCGACTGGACGGTGTGGGAGGACCTGCTCGACCGGGTCCACAACCCCGACCACGAGGTCAAGGTCGCGCTCGTCGGCAAGTACATCGACCTGCCCGACGCCTACCTGTCGGTGACCGAGGCGCTGCGCGCCGGCGGTTTCGCCAACAAGGCCCGGGTCCAGATCAAGTGGGTCACCTCCGACGACTGCAAGACCCCGGCCGGTGCCGCGGCGGTGCTCGGCGACGTGGACGCGATCTGCGTGCCCGGCGGCTTCGGCGACCGCGGCGTCAACGGCAAGGTCGGCGCGATCACGTACGCCCGCGAGAACAAGATCCCGCTGCTCGGCCTGTGCCTGGGCCTGCAGTGCGTGGTCATCGAGGCCGCGCGCAACCTCGCGGGCATCGAGGACGCCAACTCCACCGAGTTCGACGCCTCCACCCCGCACCCGGTCATCTCGACCATGGAGGAGCAGCTGGCCTTCGTCGAGGGCGCGGGCGACCTGGGCGGCACCATGCGCCTGGGCATGTACCCGGCGAAGCTCGCCGAGGGCTCCATCGTGCGCGAGGTCTACGGCGACGAGGCCTACGTGGACGAGCGCCACCGCCACCGCTACGAGGTCAACAACGCCTACCGCGGCGAACTGGAGAAGAAGGCGGGCCTCGTCTTCTCCGGCACCTCCCCGGACAACAAGCTCGTCGAGTACGTCGAGTACCCGCGCGAGGTGCACCCCTACCTGGTGGCCACCCAGGCCCACCCGGAGCTGCGCTCGCGCCCGACGCGCCCGCACCCGCTGTTCGCCGGCCTGGTGAAGGCGGCCGTGGAGCGGCAGCAGTCCGCGAAGTGA
- a CDS encoding tetratricopeptide repeat protein: MADFVGRRRELKELREDIARTGLDTLSGRKAKAPRARVLLVAGRPGSGRTALAEAFVHEVAEEYPDGVLRTRLTAPGGETVATERAVRSLLEGLGLPTPPGAGEDELSSALRTALEGRRAIILVDDAADPQQVDALLPDTPECLVVVTAEGPLTGIPDVRPCTLGGLDTPSAVELLAQRIGDTRVTADPRAAEALAEECGGQPAALVLVGGWLAAHPKAAVADVAKQLHDMPATTGGPLARGFRLVYESLPQPAQRTLRLLPLAPAGIVDSHTASALAGCSVAAAQSTLDDFAGLGLVRPSRDGLFLLPGCLAPLLQALLEAKERPAEVQLARARMLERTVRLLHSCRAMAEAEEPGVDAAVDDDLRELLDGLPRALRFPDRRAATTWLDTRLPALTAAASLAVADGGLDTLARRLVAALVRALADHRGTAGAAPELYGLHRLVLDVAERRGLHREQAAALLNLADLDASTGRTHEALERYRAALDAGRAANDPYATGRAMESVGGAYQELADWHRASDWFGRALSQALARGERADEARLYGRLGNVHTYAGRYGDALRSWRAAAAGYRKLADVPGQAKALSEMARVQEYAGRPEESLHTCREAVELARRAGDQRLQAALQVRLADTLDRLGDPAAARLHRSAADRLLGDDPAACEIRSASD, encoded by the coding sequence GTGGCGGATTTCGTCGGGCGGCGGCGTGAGCTCAAGGAGCTGCGCGAGGACATCGCGCGGACCGGGCTCGACACCCTCTCCGGCCGCAAGGCCAAGGCGCCACGGGCCCGGGTCCTGCTGGTCGCCGGGCGACCGGGCTCCGGGCGCACCGCCCTCGCCGAGGCCTTCGTGCACGAGGTCGCCGAGGAGTACCCCGACGGAGTGCTCCGCACCCGGCTCACCGCCCCCGGCGGGGAGACCGTGGCCACCGAGCGGGCCGTCCGGAGCCTGCTGGAAGGACTGGGGCTGCCCACCCCGCCCGGGGCCGGTGAGGACGAGCTGAGCTCCGCGCTGCGCACCGCCCTCGAAGGCCGCCGGGCGATCATCCTGGTCGACGACGCCGCCGATCCGCAGCAGGTGGACGCCCTGCTGCCGGACACCCCCGAGTGCCTCGTCGTGGTCACCGCCGAGGGGCCGCTCACCGGGATCCCCGACGTGCGGCCCTGCACCCTCGGCGGACTCGACACCCCCTCCGCCGTGGAACTGCTCGCCCAGCGCATCGGCGACACCCGGGTCACCGCCGACCCCCGCGCCGCCGAGGCCCTCGCCGAGGAGTGCGGGGGCCAGCCCGCCGCGCTCGTCCTCGTCGGCGGGTGGCTCGCCGCCCACCCCAAGGCCGCCGTCGCCGACGTGGCCAAGCAGCTCCACGACATGCCCGCCACCACCGGCGGCCCGCTCGCCCGCGGTTTCCGGCTGGTCTACGAGTCCTTGCCGCAGCCCGCCCAGCGGACCCTGCGGCTCCTGCCGCTCGCCCCGGCCGGCATCGTCGACTCGCACACCGCCTCCGCCCTCGCCGGCTGCTCGGTGGCCGCCGCCCAGTCCACCCTGGACGACTTCGCCGGGCTGGGCCTCGTCCGCCCCTCCCGCGACGGCCTCTTCCTGCTGCCCGGCTGCCTCGCGCCGCTGCTCCAGGCCCTCCTGGAGGCCAAGGAACGCCCCGCCGAGGTCCAGCTGGCCCGGGCCCGGATGCTGGAGCGCACCGTACGGCTGCTGCACTCCTGCCGGGCCATGGCCGAGGCCGAGGAGCCCGGGGTGGACGCCGCCGTCGACGACGACCTCCGCGAGCTGCTGGACGGCCTGCCGCGCGCCCTGCGGTTTCCCGACCGGCGGGCCGCCACCACCTGGCTGGACACCCGGCTGCCCGCGCTCACCGCGGCCGCCTCCCTGGCCGTGGCCGACGGAGGGCTGGACACCCTGGCCCGCCGGCTGGTCGCGGCCCTCGTGCGGGCGCTGGCGGACCACCGGGGCACGGCCGGGGCCGCCCCCGAGCTGTACGGGCTGCACCGGCTGGTCCTGGACGTGGCCGAGCGCCGCGGCCTGCACCGGGAGCAGGCCGCCGCGCTGCTGAACCTGGCCGACCTGGACGCATCGACCGGCCGTACCCACGAGGCCCTGGAGCGCTACCGGGCCGCGCTGGACGCCGGACGGGCGGCGAACGATCCGTACGCGACGGGCCGCGCGATGGAATCCGTAGGAGGCGCTTACCAGGAACTGGCGGACTGGCACCGGGCCTCCGACTGGTTCGGCCGGGCGCTCTCGCAGGCCCTCGCACGGGGCGAGCGCGCGGACGAGGCCCGGCTCTACGGGCGGCTCGGGAACGTCCACACCTACGCGGGGCGGTACGGGGACGCGCTGCGCAGCTGGCGGGCGGCCGCCGCGGGCTACCGGAAGCTGGCCGATGTGCCCGGTCAGGCAAAGGCGTTGAGCGAGATGGCGCGGGTCCAGGAGTACGCCGGTCGGCCCGAGGAATCGCTGCACACCTGCCGAGAGGCGGTGGAGCTGGCCCGTAGGGCGGGCGACCAGCGACTTCAGGCCGCACTGCAGGTCCGACTGGCCGACACGCTGGACAGGCTGGGGGACCCCGCAGCTGCCAGGCTGCACCGCTCCGCAGCCGACAGATTGCTGGGAGATGACCCCGCAGCCTGCGAAATCCGTAGTGCTTCCGACTGA
- a CDS encoding NUDIX hydrolase: protein MGNDIVDTPESWEVVASRTPFEGAKTAVRSDQVRMPDSSVVRRDYQVHPGSVCVLALDEEQRVLVLKQFRHPVRHRLWELPAGLLDVPGENPLHAAQRELYEEAHAKAGEWRVLADFFTSPGGSDEAVRIFLARDLAEAEGQRYEVSEEEADMEIARVPLADLVRGVLAGELHNPGLVTGVLALAATLASEGGIEALRPALAPWPARPYEA from the coding sequence ATGGGCAACGACATCGTGGACACACCGGAGTCGTGGGAGGTCGTCGCCTCACGGACCCCGTTCGAGGGCGCCAAGACGGCCGTCCGCTCGGACCAGGTCCGGATGCCCGACAGCTCGGTGGTGCGCCGGGACTACCAGGTGCACCCGGGCTCGGTGTGCGTCCTCGCCCTCGACGAGGAGCAGCGGGTGCTGGTCCTCAAGCAGTTCCGCCACCCGGTGCGGCACCGGCTGTGGGAGCTCCCGGCCGGGCTGCTGGACGTACCCGGCGAGAACCCCCTGCACGCGGCCCAGCGGGAGCTGTACGAGGAGGCGCACGCCAAGGCGGGCGAATGGCGGGTGCTGGCCGACTTCTTCACCTCGCCCGGCGGATCCGACGAGGCCGTCCGGATCTTCCTCGCACGGGACCTGGCAGAGGCCGAGGGGCAGCGGTACGAGGTCTCCGAGGAGGAGGCGGACATGGAGATCGCCCGGGTCCCGCTCGCGGACCTGGTCCGCGGGGTCCTGGCGGGCGAACTGCACAACCCCGGGCTGGTGACCGGGGTACTGGCCCTCGCGGCGACCCTCGCCTCCGAGGGCGGCATCGAGGCCCTGCGCCCGGCCCTCGCCCCCTGGCCGGCCCGCCCGTACGAGGCGTAG
- a CDS encoding ParA family protein encodes MPERGQGPTGLEAVGSVAVRTFANHQHMTTPQKSMDGLDVNSRAGDLSGEKPVGFADYDNVPEGHFYDPDAEYEPDPEYAATLAPDAARQRRERIGPTGRPLPYFPIPGPLTDHGPAKIIAMCNQKGGVGKTTSTINLGAALAEYGRRVLLVDFDPQGALSVGLGVNPMELDLTVYNLLMERGMSADEVLLKTAVPNMDLLPSNIDLSAAEVQLVSEVARESTLQRALKPLMADYDYIVIDCQPSLGLLTVNALTAAHKVIVPLECEFFALRGVALLTETIEKVQERLNPELELDGILATMYDSRTVHSREVLARVVEAFDDHVYHTVIGRTVRFPETTVAGEPITTYASNSVGAAAYRQLAREVLARCHAE; translated from the coding sequence ATGCCTGAGCGGGGCCAGGGCCCTACCGGGCTCGAAGCTGTCGGCTCCGTCGCAGTACGCACCTTCGCAAACCACCAGCACATGACGACGCCCCAAAAGAGCATGGACGGCCTAGACGTGAACTCCAGGGCCGGCGACCTGAGCGGCGAAAAGCCCGTGGGTTTCGCCGACTACGACAATGTGCCCGAGGGGCACTTCTACGACCCCGACGCGGAGTACGAACCGGACCCCGAGTACGCGGCCACTCTCGCCCCCGACGCTGCCCGTCAGCGCCGTGAGCGGATCGGCCCGACCGGACGCCCGCTCCCGTACTTCCCGATCCCGGGTCCGCTGACCGACCACGGTCCGGCGAAGATCATCGCGATGTGCAACCAGAAGGGCGGCGTGGGCAAGACCACGTCGACCATCAACCTGGGTGCCGCGCTCGCCGAGTACGGGCGCCGCGTGCTGCTCGTCGACTTCGACCCGCAGGGCGCGCTGTCCGTGGGTCTCGGCGTAAACCCGATGGAACTCGACCTGACGGTCTACAACCTGCTCATGGAGCGGGGCATGTCGGCCGACGAGGTGCTGCTCAAGACGGCGGTCCCCAACATGGACCTGCTGCCGAGCAACATCGACCTGTCCGCTGCCGAGGTGCAGTTGGTCAGCGAGGTCGCGCGCGAGTCGACCCTGCAGCGGGCCCTGAAGCCCCTGATGGCCGACTACGACTACATCGTGATCGACTGTCAGCCCTCGCTCGGTCTGCTGACCGTGAACGCCCTGACGGCGGCTCACAAGGTCATCGTCCCGCTGGAGTGCGAGTTCTTCGCGCTGCGCGGCGTGGCACTGCTGACCGAGACCATCGAGAAGGTGCAGGAGCGGCTCAACCCCGAGCTGGAGCTCGACGGCATCCTCGCCACGATGTACGACTCCCGTACGGTGCACAGCCGCGAGGTGCTGGCGCGCGTCGTCGAGGCCTTCGACGACCACGTCTACCACACGGTCATCGGCCGCACGGTGCGCTTCCCGGAGACCACGGTCGCCGGTGAGCCGATCACGACGTACGCGTCCAACTCCGTCGGCGCCGCCGCCTACCGCCAGCTGGCCAGGGAGGTGCTCGCCCGGTGTCACGCCGAGTGA